One Pyrus communis chromosome 13, drPyrComm1.1, whole genome shotgun sequence genomic window carries:
- the LOC137713105 gene encoding uncharacterized protein: MDSAFEDEAEHTVSIQEYLKDVEEQELEADLVLGGDEGKECTYNNGYMKRQAIFSCLTCTPDGNAGVCTACSLSCHDGHEIVELWTKRNFRCDCGNSKFGEFFCKLSPNKDIENVENSYNQNFKGSYCTCSRPYPDPDVEEQVEMIQCCVCEDWFHEEHIGLDSSDEIPRDEEGEPLYEDFICKGCSAVCSFIRLYNQTILASGSQKDAPVETAKDKKVLSDMPLAGRSGKLENDISQSSDTISEPVCGGDSLLLGENSGKNTDSDQCITDANAPVTCVIGVNLVVASPVLECKPMFLLKNWRDVLCKCEKCSEFYEQKHIRFLLDKEDSIMEYEKIAKQKREEKLQQQEGAELTMLDKLGHVEKIEILSGIADMKDELRSFLGSFDPSKTITSADVHQMFENLAKKRRRVE, encoded by the exons ATGGACAGTGCATTCGAGGATGAGGCTGAGCACACCGTTTCGATCCAAGAGTATCTTAAGGATGTTGAGGAACAGGAACTG GAAGCTGATTTGGTTTTGGGAGGCGACGAAGGCAAGGAGTGTACCTATAACAATGGTTATATGAAGAGGCAGGCAATTTTCTCATGCCTGACTTGCACCCCAGATGGGAATGCTGGAGTCTGCACAGCTTGCAGCTTGTCTTGCCATGATGGCCATGAG ATTGTAGAACTGTGGACCAAAAGAAATTTTAGATGTGATTgtggaaattcaaaatttggagAGTTCTTTTGCAAGCTTTCCCCAAATAAAGATATAGAAAATGTTGAAAATTCTTACAATCAGAATTTCAAAGGATCATACTGCACCTGCAGTCGCCCCTATCCTGATCCAGATGTTGAAGAACAAGTAGAGATGATACAATGCTGTGTGTGTGAAGACTGGTTCCATGAGGAACACATTGGTCTCGACTCTTCTGATGAG ATTCCAAGAGATGAGGAAGGTGAACCTCTTTATGAGGATTTTATTTGTAAGGGGTGCTCAGCAGTTTGCTCTTTTATAAGACTCTACAATCAAACCATCTTGGCATCTGGGAGCCAAAAAGATGCTCCCGTTGAGACTGCCAAGGATAAAAAGGTTTTGAGCGATATGCCTTTAGCTGGTAGATCTGGAAAGCTAGAGAATGATATTTCTCAAAGTTCTGATACTATTTCTGAACCTGTATGTGGTGGGGATAGCTTGCTCCTTGGAGAAAATTCTGGGAAGAATACAGATTCGGATCAATGCATTACAGATGCAAATGCACCTGTTACTTGTGTTATTGGAGTTAATCTGGTGGTTGCTTCCCCTGTTTTAGAGTGTAAGCCAATGTTTCTTCTGAAAAACTGGAGGGATGTACTCTGCAAGTGTGAAAAATGCAGTGAGTTTTACGAACAGAAGCATATTAGGTTTCTGCTTGACAAGGAAGACTCGATCATGGAGTATGAGAAAATTGCAAAGCAGAAGAGAGAGGAAAAATTGCAGCAACAGGAGGGGGCTGAGTTGACTATGCTCGATAAACTTGGCCATGTAGAGAAAATAGAGATTCTGAGTGGCATCGCAGACATGAAAGATGAGCTTCGTTCTTTCCTG GGATCATTTGATCCATCGAAGACAATCACCTCTGCTGATGTCCACCAGATGTTTGAGAATCTAGCAAAGAAACGAAGGCGTGTAGAGTGA